The proteins below come from a single Deinococcus aquiradiocola genomic window:
- the rpsJ gene encoding 30S ribosomal protein S10: MVAPKIRIKLRGFDHKALDTSASKIVDTVRRTGADVSGPVPLPTRIRRFCVLRSPFVNKDSREHFEIRTHNRLVDIMNPTKKTIDSLMTLDLPTGVDIEIKTVGGRA; the protein is encoded by the coding sequence ATGGTTGCCCCCAAGATTCGCATCAAGCTGCGCGGCTTTGACCACAAGGCGCTGGACACCAGCGCCAGCAAGATCGTGGACACCGTGCGCCGCACCGGTGCGGACGTGAGCGGCCCCGTGCCCCTCCCGACCCGCATCCGCCGCTTCTGCGTGCTCCGCAGCCCCTTCGTCAACAAGGACAGCCGCGAGCACTTCGAGATCCGCACGCACAACCGTCTGGTGGACATCATGAACCCCACCAAGAAGACGATTGACAGCCTCATGACCCTCGACCTGCCCACGGGCGTGGACATCGAGATCAAGACGGTGGGAGGCCGGGCATGA
- the rplC gene encoding 50S ribosomal protein L3, whose protein sequence is MKGILGTKIGMTQIWKGDKAVPVTVVLAGPCPVVQRKTAATDGYEAVQVGFSPKSEKRINKPQMGHLKKAGVSGVRYLREFRNFTPAGDTINVDIFAEGEKIDATGTSKGRGHQGVMRRWNFKGGPASHGAKKWHRRPGSIGQRKTPGRVYKGKRMSGHWGVERVTVQNLEVIEVRPGENLILIKGAIPGMTGGLVVLRQAVKGAK, encoded by the coding sequence ATGAAGGGCATCCTCGGTACCAAGATCGGCATGACCCAGATCTGGAAGGGCGACAAGGCCGTTCCGGTCACGGTCGTCCTCGCCGGCCCCTGCCCCGTCGTGCAGCGCAAGACCGCTGCCACCGACGGCTACGAGGCCGTGCAGGTCGGCTTCTCGCCCAAGAGCGAGAAGCGCATCAACAAGCCCCAGATGGGTCACCTCAAGAAGGCCGGCGTGAGCGGCGTGCGATACCTGCGCGAGTTCCGTAACTTCACGCCCGCCGGCGACACCATCAACGTCGACATCTTCGCCGAAGGCGAGAAGATCGACGCGACCGGCACCAGCAAGGGCCGCGGTCACCAGGGCGTCATGCGCCGCTGGAATTTCAAGGGCGGTCCGGCCTCGCACGGCGCCAAGAAGTGGCACCGCCGTCCCGGTTCGATCGGCCAGCGCAAGACGCCCGGCCGCGTGTACAAAGGCAAGCGCATGTCCGGTCACTGGGGTGTCGAGCGCGTCACCGTGCAGAACCTCGAAGTGATCGAAGTGCGCCCCGGTGAGAACCTGATCCTGATCAAGGGCGCGATCCCCGGGATGACCGGCGGACTGGTGGTTCTGCGTCAGGCCGTCAAGGGAGCGAAGTAA
- the rplD gene encoding 50S ribosomal protein L4, protein MAQINVVGKNARTIELDLPQANKHVLHEVVTWQLAKRRQGSASTKTRAQVAKTGHKMYGQKGTGNARHGDRSAPNFVGGGVAFGPKPRNYAYTLPKKVRRLGLAMALADRQQGGNLIAVDGFELDGKTKSFLGWAAQNGLDGTQSVFLVTDDENTRRAARNLPWITALPVAGLNVYDILRHDRLVIDAVVLEPAKEEEAAQ, encoded by the coding sequence ATGGCTCAGATTAACGTTGTGGGCAAGAACGCCCGCACCATCGAACTTGACCTGCCTCAGGCCAACAAGCACGTGCTGCACGAGGTCGTGACCTGGCAGCTCGCCAAGCGCCGCCAGGGCAGCGCCAGCACCAAGACGCGCGCCCAGGTCGCCAAGACCGGCCACAAGATGTACGGCCAGAAAGGCACCGGTAACGCCCGTCACGGCGACCGCAGCGCCCCGAACTTCGTGGGCGGCGGCGTGGCCTTCGGCCCCAAGCCCCGCAACTACGCCTACACCCTGCCCAAGAAGGTCCGTCGCCTCGGCCTCGCCATGGCGCTCGCCGACCGTCAGCAGGGCGGCAACCTGATCGCCGTGGACGGCTTCGAGCTGGACGGCAAGACCAAGAGCTTCCTCGGCTGGGCCGCACAGAACGGCCTGGACGGCACGCAGAGCGTGTTCCTCGTCACCGACGACGAGAACACCCGCCGCGCCGCCCGGAACCTGCCCTGGATCACGGCACTGCCCGTGGCCGGCCTCAACGTGTACGACATCCTGCGCCATGACCGCCTGGTGATCGACGCCGTCGTGCTGGAGCCCGCCAAGGAAGAGGAGGCCGCCCAGTGA
- a CDS encoding 50S ribosomal protein L23 — MNAYDTIKKPVISEKSYAGMDRGVYTFWVEPAATKTDIKNAVQQAFGVTVVKVGTFNVLGKLKRTGKFIGRRPNRKKAMVKLAEGQKIEALEGLV; from the coding sequence GTGAACGCCTACGACACCATCAAGAAGCCCGTGATCAGCGAGAAGTCCTACGCCGGCATGGACCGTGGCGTGTACACCTTCTGGGTCGAGCCCGCCGCCACCAAGACCGACATCAAGAACGCGGTGCAGCAGGCGTTCGGTGTGACCGTCGTCAAGGTCGGCACGTTCAACGTGCTCGGCAAGCTGAAGCGGACCGGCAAGTTCATCGGCCGCCGCCCCAACCGCAAGAAGGCCATGGTCAAACTCGCCGAGGGGCAGAAGATCGAAGCCCTCGAGGGTCTGGTCTAA
- the rplB gene encoding 50S ribosomal protein L2: MAVKKYRPYTPSRRQMTTADFSGLTKKRPEKSLTEGIHKTGGHNNRGRVTSRFIGGGHKKLYRRIDFKRRDKAGVTAVVAALEYDPNRSARIALLHYRDGEKRYILAPEGLQVGATVVSGPEAEPKVGNAMPLRFIPVGAVVHNVELVPGKGAQMARSAGTSVQLQGKESTYVLLRLPSGEIRRVHTECYATMGAVGNAEHKNIVLGKAGRSRWLGRKPHQRGSAMNPVDHPHGGGEGRTGAGRQPVSPWGQLAKGLKTRRKRKVSERFIVTRRGGK, encoded by the coding sequence ATGGCAGTCAAGAAATACCGTCCGTACACCCCCTCGCGCCGTCAGATGACGACGGCCGACTTCTCCGGCCTCACCAAGAAGCGCCCCGAGAAGAGCCTCACCGAGGGCATCCACAAGACCGGCGGCCACAACAACCGCGGTCGCGTGACCAGCCGCTTCATCGGCGGCGGCCACAAGAAGCTGTACCGCCGCATCGACTTCAAGCGTCGTGATAAGGCCGGCGTCACCGCCGTCGTCGCCGCGCTCGAGTACGATCCGAACCGCAGCGCCCGCATCGCCCTCCTGCACTACCGTGACGGCGAGAAGCGCTACATCCTGGCGCCCGAAGGCCTGCAGGTCGGCGCGACCGTCGTGAGCGGCCCCGAAGCCGAACCCAAGGTCGGCAACGCCATGCCCCTGCGCTTCATCCCCGTCGGCGCCGTCGTCCACAACGTGGAACTCGTGCCCGGCAAGGGCGCGCAGATGGCCCGCAGCGCCGGCACCAGCGTGCAGCTGCAGGGCAAGGAGAGCACCTACGTGCTCCTGCGCCTCCCCAGCGGCGAGATCCGCCGCGTGCACACCGAGTGCTACGCCACCATGGGCGCCGTCGGCAACGCGGAGCACAAGAACATCGTGCTCGGCAAGGCCGGACGCAGCCGCTGGCTCGGCCGCAAGCCGCACCAGCGCGGCAGTGCCATGAACCCCGTTGACCACCCCCACGGCGGTGGTGAAGGCCGCACCGGCGCGGGCCGTCAGCCGGTCAGCCCCTGGGGTCAGCTGGCGAAGGGTCTCAAGACCCGTCGCAAGCGCAAGGTTTCCGAGCGTTTCATCGTCACCCGCCGCGGCGGGAAGTGA
- the rpsS gene encoding 30S ribosomal protein S19: MPRSLKKGPFVDDHLLNKVDAQNDRNEKRVIKTWSRRSTVVPEMIGHTISVYNGKQHIPVFVSEQMIGHKLGEFSPTRNYRGHGSDKSAKGSKKK, translated from the coding sequence ATGCCCCGTAGCCTGAAAAAAGGGCCGTTCGTGGACGACCACCTCCTGAACAAGGTGGACGCCCAGAACGACCGCAACGAGAAGCGCGTGATCAAGACCTGGTCGCGCCGCAGCACCGTGGTGCCCGAGATGATCGGTCACACCATCTCGGTGTACAACGGCAAGCAGCACATCCCGGTCTTCGTGAGCGAACAGATGATCGGCCACAAGCTTGGCGAGTTCAGCCCCACCCGCAACTACCGCGGCCACGGGTCTGACAAGTCCGCCAAAGGGAGCAAGAAGAAGTAA
- the rplV gene encoding 50S ribosomal protein L22, giving the protein MQAKAIAKYIRMTPRKVRLVIDVIRGKDVKDAEDLLRFIPRMASTPIDKVLKSAKANAVNNHDMIEDRLFVAQAYVDAGPTLKRLIPRARGSANIIKKRTSHITIILEERHG; this is encoded by the coding sequence ATGCAGGCTAAAGCGATTGCGAAGTACATCCGCATGACGCCCCGCAAGGTCCGCCTTGTGATCGACGTCATCCGCGGCAAGGACGTCAAGGACGCCGAAGACCTGCTGCGCTTCATCCCCCGGATGGCCAGCACCCCGATCGACAAGGTGCTCAAGAGCGCCAAGGCGAATGCCGTGAACAACCACGACATGATCGAGGACCGTCTGTTCGTCGCCCAGGCCTACGTGGACGCGGGCCCCACCCTGAAGCGCCTCATCCCCCGTGCCCGTGGCAGCGCCAACATCATCAAGAAGCGCACCAGCCACATCACGATCATTCTGGAGGAGCGCCATGGGTAA
- the rpsC gene encoding 30S ribosomal protein S3 codes for MGNKINPNGFRLGITKGWNSRWYAGKKQYSKLLAEDEKIRGLVGKQLNAAGLARIEIERAGQQVNVIISAAKPGIVIGKGGDSIKKLRTDIEKLVSAGTVAVNVAEIPNPNTSAPLVALRVAEQIERRFAFRRAMKQAAQRVMESGARGVKVVLSGRLGGAEQARTEKVLEGRVPLHTLRADIDYGTALARTTYGIIGIKVLVFNGEVIGGKTETVQRPARPSGERRPEGDRPNRRRPTARRRTGGE; via the coding sequence ATGGGTAACAAGATCAACCCCAACGGCTTCCGCCTGGGCATCACCAAGGGCTGGAACAGCCGCTGGTACGCCGGGAAGAAGCAGTACAGCAAGCTGCTGGCCGAGGACGAGAAGATTCGCGGCCTGGTCGGCAAGCAGCTCAACGCGGCGGGCCTCGCCCGCATCGAGATCGAGCGCGCGGGCCAGCAGGTCAACGTGATCATCTCGGCCGCGAAGCCCGGCATCGTGATCGGCAAGGGCGGCGACAGCATCAAGAAGCTCCGCACCGACATCGAGAAGCTCGTGTCGGCCGGCACCGTCGCCGTGAACGTCGCCGAGATCCCGAACCCCAACACCAGCGCGCCCCTGGTCGCGCTGCGCGTCGCCGAGCAGATCGAGCGCCGCTTCGCGTTCCGCCGCGCCATGAAGCAGGCGGCGCAGCGCGTGATGGAGTCCGGCGCCCGCGGCGTCAAGGTCGTCCTCTCCGGCCGCCTCGGTGGCGCCGAGCAGGCCCGTACCGAGAAGGTCCTGGAAGGCCGCGTGCCCCTGCACACCCTCCGTGCCGACATCGACTACGGCACCGCGCTCGCCCGCACCACCTACGGCATCATCGGCATCAAGGTGCTGGTGTTCAACGGTGAAGTCATCGGTGGCAAGACCGAGACCGTCCAGCGCCCCGCCCGCCCCAGTGGCGAGCGCCGTCCCGAAGGTGACCGCCCCAACCGCCGTCGCCCCACCGCCCG